The following are encoded together in the Triticum dicoccoides isolate Atlit2015 ecotype Zavitan chromosome 6B, WEW_v2.0, whole genome shotgun sequence genome:
- the LOC119324175 gene encoding premnaspirodiene oxygenase-like codes for MNADVPLHLLLLVPVLAFIPLILFASRRLRPPESSGVARLPPGPWALPVIGHLHHLAGAIPHQALRDLARRHGSLMLLRFGEVTAVVASSPDAAREILKTHDPAFASRPIGPMSRLWFQGSEGLVFAPFGDAWRQLRKICTQELLSARRVHSFRPVRQDELGRLLRAVASSSPSPSERRPVNLTEIIAAYIADSTVRAIIGSRPFKGRDACLKLFEDMFRMRPGLSLPDLFPSSRLAMLVSREPRRIKRCRREMLQIMDAVIQEHQERKAAGEGEAEDEDLVDVLLGLQEEVGSQHPLTTENIKFVMIDMFAAGSETATTALQWVTAELMRNPRVRHKAQEEVRRALAGHLKVTEDVLGNLYYLHMVVKESLRLHVPGPLLTLRQCRSPCQVLGYDVPAGATVLVNSWAIARDPAHWDAPEEFLPERFDQEQGGAGRDFKGTDFEFIPFGAGRRMCPGMTFGLAHIELALAALLFHFDLELPAGVDAAGLDMTEEAGITTRRRSELLVVATTLVPVPE; via the exons ATGAACGCCGACGTCCCGCTCCACCTGCTCCTGCTCGTGCCTGTCCTTGCCTTCATACCCCTCATTCTCTTCGCCTCAAGAAGGTTGAGGCCGCCTGAGTCGTCCGGCGTCGCGCGGCTCCCGCCAGGGCCGTGGGCGCTGCCGGTGATCGGGCACCTGCACCACCTCGCGGGCGCGATCCCGCACCAAGCGCTGCGCGACCTGGCGCGGCGCCACGGCTCGCTGATGCTGCTCCGGTTCGGCGAGGTGACGGCCGTGGTGGCCTCGTCCCCGGACGCGGCGCGCGAGATCCTGAAGACCCACGACCCCGCCTTCGCGTCTCGGCCCATCGGACCCATGTCGCGCCTCTGGTTCCAGGGCTCCGAGGGCCTCGTCTTCGCGCCCTTCGGCGACGCGTGGCGCCAGCTCCGCAAGATCTGCACCCAGGAGCTCCTCAGCGCCCGCCGCGTCCACTCCTTCCGCCCCGTCCGCCAGGACGAGCTCGGCCGCCTCCTCCGCGCCGTCGCCTCGTCCTCGCCCTCGCCGTCCGAGCGTCGCCCGGTGAACCTGACAGAGATTATCGCGGCGTACATCGCGGACTCCACCGTGCGCGCCATCATCGGGAGCAGGCCGTTCAAGGGCCGCGACGCGTGCCTGAAGCTGTTCGAGGACATGTTCCGTATGAGGCCCGGTCTGAGCCTGCCGGACCTGTTTCCGTCGTCTCGCCTCGCGATGCTCGTCAGCCGCGAGCCCAGGCGGATCAAGCGCTGCCGCCGCGAGATGCTGCAGATCATGGACGCCGTCATCCAGGAGCACCAGGAGAGGAAAGCCGCCGGTGAGGGAGAGGCCGAAGACGAAGACCTGGTCGACGTGCTCCTCGGACTCCAGGAAGAAGTGGGCTCCCAGCACCCACTGACCACCGAGAACATAAAATTCGTTATGATT GACATGTTCGCCGCGGGCAGCGAGACGGCAACGACGGCGCTGCAGTGGGTAACGGCGGAGCTCATGCGGAACCCGAGGGTTCGGCATAAGGCGCAGGAGGAGGTCCGGCGAGCTTTGGCCGGCCACCTCAAGGTGACGGAGGACGTCCTCGGCAACCTCTACTACCTGCACATGGTCGTCAAGGAGTCTCTCCGGCTGCACGTGCCGGGCCCGCTGCTGACGCTCCGCCAGTGCAGGAGCCCGTGCCAGGTGCTCGGGTACGACGTGCCCGCGGGCGCCACGGTGCTCGTGAACTCGTGGGCGATCGCCAGGGACCCCGCGCACTGGGACGCACCGGAGGAGTTTCTGCCAGAGAGGTTTGACCAGGAGCAAGGCGGCGCCGGGAGGGACTTCAAGGGCACGGACTTCGAGTTCATACCGTTCGGAGCAGGGCGGAGGATGTGCCCCGGGATGACGTTTGGACTGGCGCACATCGAGCTCGCGCTCGCCGCGCTGCTGTTCCACTTCGACCTGGAGCTGCCTGCAGGCGTGGACGCGGCGGGGTTGGACATGACGGAGGAGGCTGGCATCACCACGCGGAGGAGGTCCGAGCTTCTCGTGGTGGCCACCACGCTTGTTCCTGTACCAGAGTAG